ACGTGATTATCCGTAAACAAGCATCCATTCCAGCTCATATTGTCGTAGAATAGCGCTCACTTGCTACTTGAATTGGAGCTAGTTAGCGGCCAATTACTATTTGTTTTTACTATGTCAACATGTACCTAGTTGTAACTAGTTTTTGCGGTTTATGATTTATCGTTTGCCCAGGTCGGGAAATTAGATTACCCTCGGATGTTAAGTGAGGTCAACCTTTGTATTTTTCACCGATTGTGTTCTGTCCTTTCTCTATGTCGTTCAATTGTCCGTTAGAACTAGTCTTGATTTTTACCTGTTGAGAAATATCTTCACTTAGAAGGAAGTTAGTTATTGTCTTTATAGGTGGGTAGAGAAAGAGATGTTATTCATAAATTGTGTTTCTTAGGGCTAAATTGAACTATTGTCTCTATGTGTGAGTGAAGACAGgggtgtttatttataaattgcgtTTCTTAGGTCAAAATTGAACTATTGTTTTTACGTGTAGCTAGAGAAAGAGGTGTTATTCATAAATTGTGTTTCTTAGGTCTAAATTGAACTATTGTCTCTATGTGTAAGTGAAGACAGGGGTGATTGCGTTTCTTAGGTCTAAATTGAACTATTGTTTTTACGTGTGGGTAGAGAAAGAGGTGTTATTCATAAATTGTGTTTCTTAGGTCTAAATTGAACTATTGTCTCTATGTGTGAGTGAAGACAGgggtgtttatttataaattgcgtTTCTTAGGTCTAAATTGAACTATTGTTTTTACGTGTGGCTAGAGAAAGAGGTGTTATTCATAAATTGTGTTTCTTAGGTCTAAATTGAATTATTGTCTCTATGTGTGAGTGAAGACAGgggtgtttatttataaattgtgtttcttAGGTCTAAACTGAACTATTGTTTTTACGTGTGGGTAGAGAAAGAGGTGTTTATTCATAAATTGTGTTTCTTAGGTCTAAACTGAACTGGTTAGGAACCATTCGCTATCTTTTATTCctcagttattattataaaattatacttcatTATACTACATTCTTATGTTGGTAGTATAGTTTTATAAAGACCTGTCTTCAAATCGAATGGTCAAACACTCTTTGACGCCTTTATGTTTTATTACCCGTCTGCTAGGAATCTTAGGATTGAGGTAGAATGCTCAATTCAGTTTTCATGTAAACCAGGACCCGAAAGCGAATTTGCATTTTACAAGTAGACAACGTAAATTTTCGTGAAACTGctatttttacctaaaaaaagaaaccAATCATCAAAATTGATAATTCTTGGTAAATGACGCAAAGGgagaatatgaaattataatgaTACATTTGTCGTTGTTCATATTTTACAGCTTTACACACTTATAACCAGTGGTTGGCCCGTGGATgattcatttctggctggtttataccattcgtttaaagtttgttattgacgatggaaggtttgaaagaataactgGATTTACGGACATTTACCATGAAAAACATtgccacaaaattaacaaatcattttataaaccattgaaataacaccggccatacattcATAACATCGTaaacaatcttaaaattttacacacatgcaaaaaatttaccttttgtaAACTTtagaacacttttaaatttaaaaaagtagcaaaatttatcctaaaatatttttaactgacaaggattttctaacaaaaaatgtattattcgatagacttttaaacgatataaaatGATTACATATAACATTGAATACAAAACCGTACagccatttaaataatttaccttaacctacaagtacctgatgatgaattcattaaattggaaatgtaaattttacagaattaaaaaagaaGTATTAAAAGGTGAATTATTGcatgttatatataaaacacttttcaaggcaaCATCTCTAATATGGATTATCTGTAAGAGATAACCTATGATGTAAGAAATTTAGTTGAATAGTGAAAACATGTCAGTGTAGGAGTGTCGTGTGCTCACGACCTGAGATGTTTTATGCTGACGAGGAGTCTGGCACTATGGAAGAGCGTGTAGTTGATGTCAGTGTAGGAGTGTGGTGTGCTCACGACCTGAGATGTTTTATGCTGACGAGGAGTCTGGCACTATGGAAGAGCGTGTAGTTGATGTCAGTGTAGGAGTGTGGTGTGCTCACGACCTGAGATGTTTTATGCTGACGAGGAGTCTGACACTATGGAAGAGCGTGTAGTTGATGTCAGTGTAGGAGTGTGGTGTGCTCACGACCTGAGATGTTTTATGCTGACGAGGGGTCTGACACTATGGAAGAGCGTGTAGTTGATGTCAGTGTAGGAGTGTGGTGTGCTCACGACCTGAGATGTTTTATGCTGACGAGGAGTCTGACACTATGGAAGAGCGTGTAGTTGATGTCAGTGTAGGAGTGTGGTGTGCTCACGACCTGAGATGTTTTATGCTGACGAGGAGTCTGACACTATGGAAGAGCGTGTAGTTGATGTCAGTGTAGGAGTGTGGTGTGCTCACGACCTGAGATGTTTTATGCTGACGAGGGGTCTGACACTATGGAAGAGCGTGTAGTTGATGTCAGTGTAGGAGTGTGGTGTGCTCACGACCTGAGATGTTTTATGCTGACGAGGAGTATGACACTATGGAAGAGCGTGTAGTTGATGTCAGTGTAGGAGTGTGGTGTGCTCACGACCTGAGATGTTTTATGCTGACGAGGGGTCTGACACTATGGAAGAGCGTGTTGTTGATGTCAGTGTAGGAGTGTGGTGTGCTCACGACCTGCGATGTGTAGGTATAATAAACACCCACATATAATCGTGTTACCGTTTAAGAGTTTATAACCTTGCAGACAATGCTGTGTGATTAGGCGTGACTAAAGTAATTAGTCTCATTCTACGTAAAGTACTGAGTAAGGGACACCTTGAATGAGCTTACTTATTAATAGTAAGTAGGTTTAAAACATTCGAGTCGAACTGCTTGTAggcaaaaatgtaatattcatttcTACTTCGTAATATTCTTAAACGAAAGGTTTCtgtttaaaaagggaaaaatttcaaaacccaaattattatgtataatattaaaatattgaaaatattaatataccttTGATGTGACGGTTTTTCTTACTTATTGTGATAATGAACACATTAATCTCAAAACAGcattaataatatcaaatcaaCTTATACtgggagggttgattcaatgcgtatgttgagttcagctccttttcaacttccgcttagtgcagtaTGCGAAACCTGAAGCTGTCAGAGACTGGACTCCTGGAACTTGGGGTCAACGCCTGACTGAAGGAAGTGATAAAAGCcggtgatgaagaagctcaaaataaacccTTTACATtgtttgacatcagagacaccaagaTTAAAATCCTTTCAAGATGAAAACGTATTTTCATTGTTAAccgtgcacctgatgagatagtGACAACACCTCTTCTAGTTAACACTTTACAAACAAAACCAAAAAGAGAAtggattataattatttatgtatttcaaacGAGATATCTCCCGTAAAACTACGGTTAAAAATAAGAGCAAAACTTGTGCAACATTTAACATTGTTTCTATGAAGAAACACTCCAAGTCATTTTTCCAAAAGCCGGCTCTTAATAtgaagaacaaaaataatatacataaacaatGATTCATAAATTTACATAACACGCCCGAACCTAAATAGCGAGATTTCTGATTCAGGACACTAATGAGAAAACATAAGAGGTCCACCTCTGGATGCGAAATGGACACAATGAGATTTAGGACAGATGAAATCAGAAGTCCAGTAAATCATGTTTACGAACGCTCGGGTTGCAAGGTGTTAAAGAGGTAAGGGAAAGCCATATGAAAATTACTGTTACCGAATACACACTTTGTTTACATACCCAATAGTAATTGAATACATAGTTATTTGAAAATGTGATCCAAATTAATTTGCATCTCAAGAAATATAATTGGATATGAACAATTTACAGACCGAAGGAAAGTAGAGGTTCCACAGCTTAGTTAACCGCCACCTGGGTGGTAATATTTGCGTAACAGTCTCTTGTGTACTCTAATCACCGTCAGTAACTGTCGCACGGGAAATCAAGACCTGGCTCTACATTTCTGGCCACCGAGATCTCTTGATCCCACGCCAGAACACACTCTCTTGTGAAGTTATGTTAAGGATGCTCCTTACGTCACACATCTACCAACAGCTCTAGCGGACCTGCGGAGTCGCTTTACTGCTGCTGAACTCTCTTTAACACAAGGCATGTTTTTTTTGCGTGCTGTACAAATCTGGCTGCTCTTTAGATATTTAGATACTTCATGTTCATTTCCTGTACGGGGAATAATAGTAGTAGggcaataatgaaaataaaattgaaaaccatTCTATTACCAGAATTGGCATTTCCTGATTACTAAGATTTGGTCATCAAGTCATTACgaatatttagtagttaaaaaattattacctttagCACTTAAGTTACAACAAGATATAGGACAGgtaagtaataagtaaaaatcCCGAAAAAATGATAATGAACTCTGATGACATTATGTAATGGATGGATCAGTATCAGGAGCCCACATTTACAATTACATCTAGGACTGGTCCTGGAACAGGCTCAGTAAATCACGCTGACATGCCCGAGCATAACCTGCAACATGTCGGCAACTGTGGACTTTGACGACATTATGTAATGGATGGATCAGTATCAGAAGCCCACATTTACAATGACATCTAGGACTGGTCCTGAACCAGGCTCAGTAAATCACGCTGACATGCCCGAGCATAACCTGCAACATGTCGGCAACTGTGGACTTTGACGACGTTATGTAATGGATGGATCAGTATCAGGAGCCCACATTTACAATGACATCTAGGACTGGTCCTGAACGAGGCTCAGTAAATCACGCTGACATGCCCGAGCATAACGTGCGACATGTCGGCAACTGTGGACTTTGACGGCATTATGTAATGGAGGAATCAGTATCAGGAGCCCACATTTACAATGACATCTAGGACTGGTCCTGAACCAGGCTCAGTAAATCACGCTGACATGCCCGAGCATAACCTGCAACATGTCGGCAACTGTGGACTTTGACGACATTATGTAATGGATGGATCAGTATCAGGAGCCCACATTTACAATGACATCTAGGACTGGTCCTGAACCAGGCTCAGTAAATCACGCTGACATGCCCGAGCATAACCTGCGACATGTCGGCCAGCTAGACATTGACCGACAGCCGACAGCTTTATGGACTCAGCCTGTGATTTATTTCCTGATGTCGAGCAATCAGTGAGGTTTTTATTGCATTCACTCTGTAATAATCTCGAGTGTTGTAGAACAAATTTCCActtatattttttgaacaaacCGAATTGTTTAGTCTATAAAGAgattgtaattttattagttgAGGTGTAATGAGTAGCTCAACTGATCAATGAGTATcagtattatataattaaaagtttaacattataCTATATCTTAGTGGTATTCTAACGTCTCATTCGCCATCAACTAGATATGCtggataaatttaatgaatagttGAGATAGAGTTAAAACTAGTATAAACGTTACCTTAATCAAATGTTAACAGAGAAAAGTTACTGGCTGCTTAACGAGCTATGAGAGTTAATGTCAGATCGGTTTTCAGTTGACTAACAATATTCAAAGTGTgcgaattttgaataaaatttagttaatgttGTATGAAAGTATTGTAACTAAAGGGCATTTGATATCTGCGCTTAGATGAAAAGTAGAGTGAGATACTGTTTTACTTAGATATTTAAAAGTATCACCCAGAGACGGAGTGTTCCCATTAATTCCTATACACCATCATTGAAGTTTTAATAGCTTATGAAAACTCATAAGGAGAGAGTTCTTAAAGGTCATGAACACTCAGGAGGTGGAACTACCTAAGTCAGAGAAATCTTATTGGCCAGAAGCTCCTAGAGGTTGAGTATTTCCAAGGGCCAGAGAATGGAGCCATACAGTCCGCCCTTCATAAgtacttcaaaattaatttaggaaTAGTATTATTATCAAGTTAATAAAGTAATACCAATACTACGAATTTCAATACTTTAGTAAGAAACTGAACGGAAATAATTATTCGAATCTAGCCATTCTTCTTCATTCTAAAATGCTACCTGATTAGGAGTCGCAATCGGAGGGAGTTCTTAAATGTACACATATAGTTTTTATGATTCTTCATAAGGCAACAGCACGGTACTAGTgaagaattatataaaatgaataggTAACCGAAACAGCTTtctattttaataacagttatgaaaattaaacattcgTATTTCCTTACTCCCAGGATCCAAAGTGAAAATGCATAATAAATGAGtcactaattaaaataatgtacacgtttttgtgttgtaaattgtATCTCTATACCGCGTCACTATTAGTTTAGCTAAGATAACcagtataaatattcaaatatgtatGATGTACATTCTACTCTTAATGAAATGTATCACCAGGATAATAATATAGTCATAACACACTATCTTGAGTGGTGGAAATCAGCCATAAAATGTCGTGacttgaaacattttttacaagGAAGCGAGGATTGGTGAGGAGTTTGGCCGTTGGAGGCAGCACCGGCTGTGGTCCAGGTACGGGAGAGATACCTGACACACGCCGCCCTCAGCCTCAGTACGTCTCCGCTCGCGAGTGAGGAGGGACCTCGGTTCTTCTGGCTCACGTCCTTCGCGTATCGTAGTCCTTTGCTCTGGCTTTTCGTGACTGTGTGttatttttggaccaaagtaCAGAGGTgctagaatattttaaaattcataacatgTCTCTTAGGATTTcattagatataaaataacagaacaaTTGTTTGTATATTGGTATAAAAACTTAAGTGCGCTAATAAACTTCTTTTCAGAATAATTGGGTTCTATACGTCGTACAAACTGTGATTTGTGTGTTGCTACAGTACTTTAAATACACAATGTCTTCATGAGTTTTGTTCTTCTAATAATCTAATTCACACAGAGCGGTTAAACACTTTATTTCCACTGGACATTGACAAATGGATCTTCTCACCGATGCCAACAATAACTCCCCAGAAAAATGTTATTCGTTGAGGCCCCGCCACGCGCCCAAGAAGGACGAAGACGATTCTGACCAAGACGATTCTACAAGACCCAGTGCCCGGAagaagaaaaaatcaaaacaGAAGCCCGGCCGCCTCAGCAAGTACAGGAGGAAGACAGCGAATGCACGGGAGAGGTCTAGGATGAGAGAGATCAACGAGGCGTTCGAAGCTCTCCGTAGAGCCATCCCGCACCTCACACCTTGCAATGACAACGCCGGAGAGAAGCTGACCAAGATATCGACTCTTCGGCTCGCGATGAAATACATCACCGCGCTGAGCAATGCGCTGACCGACTCTCCCGGAGAATCTGACGGAGAGTCCTTCTTCAGCGACTACAGCCTTACGCCCTCCGACCCTCGAGAACATTCCATGACACCCTCCTCTGTCAGTGAGCACTCTGACTTCTATGACCAGTTCTTCCAGAAATCATTGCCGGGGAACCTCTCTCCTTGTGAAACCATACGGCTCAACACCCCTTCCGAAATCGGTTTCCCCATCGGTGGCTGTGAAAACTCATACCCCTTAACGGATAACACTTCGAAACTGCGGACTTTGTCTACAACCACTAATGGAGTTCCTATCGAGTCTCTGCCCTCCTTCTACCACATATCGACGTCGATTCTCGGCCCAGAAGTGCCGTCCTCCTACGAAACTCAAGCACTACCAGTTCCTGAACCTGTTTTTAGAAGTCACTCTCTAGCCCCCACTGACCTCCAAGAACCAGCACCGCCATCGGAATTGGACAGTTTATTGTACCCTTCGTTAAATTTTGACGAGCTTTTCATAACGTGACAGTTTCAGTTTTGTATTCCTACCTAGAAGCAATTAAATGAAAAACTCTGACAGTGCCTTAAGTAAGTATACAACgagataaaataagttattataattagGAATATAGGTCTACATGTTTTGGTTGAATAACTTGGATGGAAAATGCTTGAAAGAACCGAATGttactatttataaatgatataagctttggaattaaaatatacacGAGTTTTTGTTTCTATGTGTACAATAGTACCAAAATAAAGTTACTTTAGCGTAAAAACGTAAGAACTGAAATATGCTAGATGACTCTTTACTTATGTCGTTTTTGTAGTTTTGTCTAATGTTTATAAGAAATAGTACAAAACTTTTATAATGAGGAATAATATTGGATTTCTTTTATGAAAGCGATACAGAAACCATGTAACCTAACACTTAATAATGTATAAACTAAAATGCTTAAATTTTGATTTCACATACACTTATTATTATCAGTTATGATCAaagttatgttttgtttatatttagtttcgtaaatctttatttctcattttaaatgtaaatgtttatatataaaatgaatttacattttattttaaaagttgtgcgattgttttattgttatacttcATTATTTACAGTACCTTCATTCGTGTACAGACAAGGATCTATGAAGTATTTTATATAGAATTCAACAAGTAAGTTAGCAATTTGTTACATTACCAATGTTGAATATGTAAAACTGTGAAAATTCTTGCTGGCTCATATTTAACAGAAATAatcaaaatggttttaattttatgtaaacattgaTTTGAACAGGAGTGTCTATGATGAAGGCTTATTATAAGCACTTATTCTCAAGGATGTCTTTTGCACTAAAATCTAAACACAGCTACAGTCcaagtaaattttctatataaCCCAAAAAGACATTAAATGAGTGCCttacttaaaatatgaaatggaaAGTGTTGAAGTTG
This Homalodisca vitripennis isolate AUS2020 chromosome 3, UT_GWSS_2.1, whole genome shotgun sequence DNA region includes the following protein-coding sequences:
- the LOC124356736 gene encoding neurogenin-3-like, with product MDLLTDANNNSPEKCYSLRPRHAPKKDEDDSDQDDSTRPSARKKKKSKQKPGRLSKYRRKTANARERSRMREINEAFEALRRAIPHLTPCNDNAGEKLTKISTLRLAMKYITALSNALTDSPGESDGESFFSDYSLTPSDPREHSMTPSSVSEHSDFYDQFFQKSLPGNLSPCETIRLNTPSEIGFPIGGCENSYPLTDNTSKLRTLSTTTNGVPIESLPSFYHISTSILGPEVPSSYETQALPVPEPVFRSHSLAPTDLQEPAPPSELDSLLYPSLNFDELFIT